In a single window of the Anguilla rostrata isolate EN2019 chromosome 6, ASM1855537v3, whole genome shotgun sequence genome:
- the d2hgdh gene encoding D-2-hydroxyglutarate dehydrogenase, mitochondrial isoform X1 codes for MDSCMKLLPAMAAGFPGVRLGLATVRWLQTQSSSPLAVIGGRFPVMTGILSGCASRKQIRHVHVTGGRSSPATGTVPGRLPFATVSQQDLEFFNKLLHSRTITDPDLLESSNRDWLNSVKGSSEVLLRPESTEEVSQILRYCNERRLAVNPQGGNTGLVGGSVPVFDEIILSTALMNRVLSFDRVSGILTCQAGCVLEKLSDYLEERDFIMPLDLGAKGSCHIGGNVATNAGGLRLLRYGSLHGTVLGLEVVMADGQVLNCLAGLRKDNTGYDLKQLFIGSEGTLGVITAVSILCPHKPNAVNVAFLGCSSFQQLLETFQCCRGMLGEILSAFEFLDSSCMKLLETHLKLVNPITESPFYILIETAGSNATHDEEKLHSFLETVMSSSLVDDGTVATEQAKIKALWAMRERITEALTHDGYTYKYDISLPVERIYQLVTDMREHLGERAKNVVGYGHVGDGNLHLNITSPAKDPALLAAIEPYVYEWTARFQGSISAEHGLGLKKKNYIHFSKPPEAVALMGNIKSMLDPRGILNPYKTLPDCLR; via the exons ATGGACAGTTGTATGAAG TTACTTCCAGCCATGGCAGCCGGCTTTCCGGGAGTTAGACTGGGACTTGCAACGGTCAGGTGGTTACAGACACAATCGTCTTCACCTTTAGCGGTGATTGGAGGCCGGTTCCCTGTGATGACAGGTATCTTATCGGGGTGTGCATCGCGTAAACAAATTCGGCATGTCCACGTGACTGGAGGCCGGTCCAGCCCAGCCACCGGCACGGTGCCAGGCAGGCTACCTTTTGCTACCGTTTCCCAGCAGGACCTGGAGTTCTTCAACAAGCTGCTGCACAGCAGAACCATCACTGACCCAGATCTGCTGGAGTCCAGCAACAGGGACTGGCTGAATTCGGTGAAGG GATCCAGTGAAGTGTTGCTGAGACCAGAGAGTACGGAGGAGGTTTCTCAGATTCTCAG GTACTGCAATGAGCGGCGGCTAGCAGTGAACCCTCAGGGCGGGAACACAGGGTTGGTAGGTGGGAGCGTGCCCGTCTTTGATGAGATCATCCTCTCCACCGCCCTCATGAACCGCGTCCTGAGCTTCGACCGCGTGTCTG GCATCCTCACGTGCCAGGCTGGCTGCGTGCTGGAGAAGCTCTCCGACTACCTGGAGGAGCGTGACTTCATCATGCCCCTGGACCTGGGGGCCAAGGGCAGCTGCCACATCGGGGGGAACGTGGCGACCAACGCCGGGGGCCTGAGGCTGCTGCGCTACGGGTCCCTACATGGCACGGTGCTGGGCTTAGAGGTG GTGATGGCTGACGGGCAGGTTTTGAACTGCCTGGCGGGTCTGAGGAAGGACAACACAGGCTACGACCTGAAGCAGCTCTTCATTGGCTCTGAAGGGACGCTGGGGGTCATCACAGCAGTTTCTATTCTGTGCCCACACAAACCTAATGCAGTCAACGTGGCCTTTTTGG GGTGTTCTAGCTTCCAGCAGCTTCTGGAGACCTTTCAGTGCTgcaggggcatgctgggagagatCCTCTCTGCTTTTGAGTTCTTGGACAGTTCTTGTATGAAACTTCTGGAAACGCATCTGAAACTGGTCAATCCCATTACAG AGAGCCCATTCTACATCTTAATAGAAACAGCTGGGTCTAACGCCACCCATGATGAGGAGAAACTTCACAGCTTCCTGGAGACGGTCATGTCATCATCACTGGTGGATGATGGGACGGTTGCGACAGAGCAAGCAAAAATTAAG GCACTGTGGGCAATGAGAGAACGCATCACTGAGGCCCTAACGCACGATGGCTATACCTACAAATACGACATTTCTCTGCCCGTGGAGAGGATCTACCAGCTTGTGACCGACATGCGTGAACACCTtggagagagagcaaagaaCGTGGTTGGCTACGGACACGTAG GCGACGGGAACCTCCACTTGAACATCACCTCCCCCGCCAAAGACCCCGCCCTCCTGGCGGCCATCGAGCCCTACGTCTACGAGTGGACGGCCAGGTTCCAGGGCAGCATCAGCGCCGAGCACGGGCTGGGCCTGAAGAAGAAGAACTACATCCACTTCAGCAAGCCTCCCGAAGCTGTGGCCCTCATGGGAAACATCAAGAGCATGCTGGACCCCCGCGGCATCCTTAACCCCTACAAGACCCTTCCGGACTGCCTTCGCTGA
- the acvr1l gene encoding activin receptor type-1 isoform X3 — MAQCSMQVLLLLVLKILQTSAEGGAIDCLCDGSACILKLCQGRQCFSSVTLSGDTPHFKRGCLNESEKILLTCSTLPSVSYAVQCCSHHLCNSNDSSDTLTPLLLKVPPAEPTRYRVETLVVFVVTPFVVLALLAILGVLACRRLRHGRLERLHELDAEQGAIDGLMASNVGDSTLADLLSHSCTSGSGSGLPFLVQRTVARQISLVECVGKGRYGEVWRGQWQGENVAVKIFSSRDEKSWFRETEIYNTVLLRHENILGFMASDMTSRNSSTQLWLITHYHENGSLYDYLQRVAVETVDGLHMAASVANGLVHLHTEIFGTEGKPAIAHRDLKSKNILVKKDLRCCIADLGLAVTHSQSDNRLEVGNNPKVGTKRYMAPEVLDESIQTDCFDAYKRVDMWAFGLVLWEIARRTYSNGIVEEYKPPFYDLVPNDPSFDDMRKVVCVEQQRPFIPNRWFSDPTLSALVKLMKECWYQNPSARLTALRIKKTLDKIHSSLEKGKADC; from the exons ATGGCTCAGTGCAGCATGCAAGTGCTTCTGCTGTTGGTCCTGAAGATCCTACAGACATCAGCTGAAG GTGGCGCCATCGATTGCCTGTGCGATGGCAGCGCGTGCATCCTGAAGCTCTGCCAGGGCAGGCAGTGCTTCTCCTCGGTGACGCTGAGTGGCGACACGCCGCACTTCAAACGCGGCTGCCTCAACGAGTCCGAGAAGATCCTCCTGACCTGCTCCACGCTGCCCAGCGTCAGCTACGCCGTCCAGTGCTGCTCCCACCACCTGTGCAACTCCAACGACAGCAGCGACACGTTGACGCCCCTACTGCTCAAGG TGCCCCCAGCAGAACCGACCCGATACAGAGTGGAGACCCTGGTGGTCTTCGTGGTCACGCCGTTCGTGGTGCTCGCCCTCCTGGCCATCCTCGGCGTCCTGGCGTGCCGTCGGCTCCGCCACGGCCGCCTGGAGAGGCTGCACGAGCTGGACGCCGAGCAGGGCGCCATCGACGGCCTGATGGCGTCCAACGTGGGCGACAGCACGCTGGCG GATCTGTTGAGTCACTCCTGCACCTCGGGCAGTGGCTCTGGTCTGCCTTTCCTGGTCCAGAGGACGGTGGCTCGACAGATTAGCCTGGTGGAGTGCGTCG GAAAGGGGCGCTACGGCGAGGTGTGGAGAGGACAATGGCAGGGGGAGAACGTGGCGGTGAAAATCTTCTCTTCGAGGGACGAGAAGTCCTGGTTCCGGGAGACTGAGATCTACAACACCGTTCTCCTCCGGCACGAAAACATACTAG GGTTCATGGCATCAGACATGACATCACGGAACTCCAGCACCCAGCTGTGGCTCATCACCCATTACCACGAGAATGGCTCCCTCTACGACTACCTGCAGcgcgtcgccgtggagacggtgGACGGGCTGCACATGGCCGCCTCGGTGGCGAACGGGCTGGTGCACCTGCACACGGAGATCTTCGGCACCGAGGGCAAGCCCGCCATCGCCCACCGCGACCTCAAGAGCAAGAACATCCTGGTGAAGAAAGACCTGCGCTGCTGCATCGCCGACCTGG GTCTGGCCGTCACACACTCTCAGTCGGACAATCGGCTGGAGGTGGGCAACAACCCCAAGGTGGGCACCAAGAGGTACATGGCTCCCGAGGTGCTGGACGAGTCCATCCAGACGGACTGCTTCGACGCCTACAAGCGCGTGGACATGTGGGCCTTCGGGCTGGTGCTGTGGGAGATCGCCCGCCGGACGTACAGCAACG GTATCGTTGAAGAGTACAAGCCTCCGTTTTACGACCTCGTGCCGAACGACCCCAGCTTCGATGACATGCGCAAAGTGGTCTGCGTGGAGCAGCAGAGACCCTTCATCCCAAACCGGTGGTTTTCTGACCCA ACCTTGTCAGCCCTGGTGAAGCTGATGAAGGAGTGCTGGTATCAGAACCCCTCGGCCAGACTCACCGCCCTGCGCATCAAAAAGACTCTGGACAAAATCCACAGCTCCCTGGAGAAGGGCAAGGCAGACTGCTGA
- the acvr1l gene encoding activin receptor type-1 isoform X2 — translation MTLMAQCSMQVLLLLVLKILQTSAEGGAIDCLCDGSACILKLCQGRQCFSSVTLSGDTPHFKRGCLNESEKILLTCSTLPSVSYAVQCCSHHLCNSNDSSDTLTPLLLKVPPAEPTRYRVETLVVFVVTPFVVLALLAILGVLACRRLRHGRLERLHELDAEQGAIDGLMASNVGDSTLADLLSHSCTSGSGSGLPFLVQRTVARQISLVECVGKGRYGEVWRGQWQGENVAVKIFSSRDEKSWFRETEIYNTVLLRHENILGFMASDMTSRNSSTQLWLITHYHENGSLYDYLQRVAVETVDGLHMAASVANGLVHLHTEIFGTEGKPAIAHRDLKSKNILVKKDLRCCIADLGLAVTHSQSDNRLEVGNNPKVGTKRYMAPEVLDESIQTDCFDAYKRVDMWAFGLVLWEIARRTYSNGIVEEYKPPFYDLVPNDPSFDDMRKVVCVEQQRPFIPNRWFSDPTLSALVKLMKECWYQNPSARLTALRIKKTLDKIHSSLEKGKADC, via the exons A TGACCCTGATGGCTCAGTGCAGCATGCAAGTGCTTCTGCTGTTGGTCCTGAAGATCCTACAGACATCAGCTGAAG GTGGCGCCATCGATTGCCTGTGCGATGGCAGCGCGTGCATCCTGAAGCTCTGCCAGGGCAGGCAGTGCTTCTCCTCGGTGACGCTGAGTGGCGACACGCCGCACTTCAAACGCGGCTGCCTCAACGAGTCCGAGAAGATCCTCCTGACCTGCTCCACGCTGCCCAGCGTCAGCTACGCCGTCCAGTGCTGCTCCCACCACCTGTGCAACTCCAACGACAGCAGCGACACGTTGACGCCCCTACTGCTCAAGG TGCCCCCAGCAGAACCGACCCGATACAGAGTGGAGACCCTGGTGGTCTTCGTGGTCACGCCGTTCGTGGTGCTCGCCCTCCTGGCCATCCTCGGCGTCCTGGCGTGCCGTCGGCTCCGCCACGGCCGCCTGGAGAGGCTGCACGAGCTGGACGCCGAGCAGGGCGCCATCGACGGCCTGATGGCGTCCAACGTGGGCGACAGCACGCTGGCG GATCTGTTGAGTCACTCCTGCACCTCGGGCAGTGGCTCTGGTCTGCCTTTCCTGGTCCAGAGGACGGTGGCTCGACAGATTAGCCTGGTGGAGTGCGTCG GAAAGGGGCGCTACGGCGAGGTGTGGAGAGGACAATGGCAGGGGGAGAACGTGGCGGTGAAAATCTTCTCTTCGAGGGACGAGAAGTCCTGGTTCCGGGAGACTGAGATCTACAACACCGTTCTCCTCCGGCACGAAAACATACTAG GGTTCATGGCATCAGACATGACATCACGGAACTCCAGCACCCAGCTGTGGCTCATCACCCATTACCACGAGAATGGCTCCCTCTACGACTACCTGCAGcgcgtcgccgtggagacggtgGACGGGCTGCACATGGCCGCCTCGGTGGCGAACGGGCTGGTGCACCTGCACACGGAGATCTTCGGCACCGAGGGCAAGCCCGCCATCGCCCACCGCGACCTCAAGAGCAAGAACATCCTGGTGAAGAAAGACCTGCGCTGCTGCATCGCCGACCTGG GTCTGGCCGTCACACACTCTCAGTCGGACAATCGGCTGGAGGTGGGCAACAACCCCAAGGTGGGCACCAAGAGGTACATGGCTCCCGAGGTGCTGGACGAGTCCATCCAGACGGACTGCTTCGACGCCTACAAGCGCGTGGACATGTGGGCCTTCGGGCTGGTGCTGTGGGAGATCGCCCGCCGGACGTACAGCAACG GTATCGTTGAAGAGTACAAGCCTCCGTTTTACGACCTCGTGCCGAACGACCCCAGCTTCGATGACATGCGCAAAGTGGTCTGCGTGGAGCAGCAGAGACCCTTCATCCCAAACCGGTGGTTTTCTGACCCA ACCTTGTCAGCCCTGGTGAAGCTGATGAAGGAGTGCTGGTATCAGAACCCCTCGGCCAGACTCACCGCCCTGCGCATCAAAAAGACTCTGGACAAAATCCACAGCTCCCTGGAGAAGGGCAAGGCAGACTGCTGA
- the LOC135256758 gene encoding inhibitor of growth protein 5-like isoform X2: protein MRELDNRTEEKKGEIDKLAAEYIANVKNLASEQRVEHLQKIENAYSKCKEYSDDKVQLAMQTYEMVDKHIRRLDADLARFENELKEKLEVSGYESPDGRALKKARGIREKRSSRGRGKKGSDEDSPRKKKMKNSPEFSDSILAVHPSDVLDMPVDPNEPTYCLCHQVSYGEMIGCDNPDCPIEWFHFACVDLTTKPKGKWYCPRCIQDRKKK from the exons ATGCGAGAATTGGACAATAGAACAGAAG AAAAGAAGGGAGAGATCGATAAACTTGCTGCAGAATACATCGCTAACGTGAAGAACCTGGCTTCTGAGCAGCGGGTTGAGCACCTGCAGAAGATAGAGAATGCTTACAGCAAGTGCAAGGAGTACAGCGATGACAAAGTGCAGCTTGCTATGCAGACATATGAAATG GTGGACAAGCACATCCGGAGGCTGGACGCGGACCTGGCCCGCTTCGAGAACGAGCTGAAGGAGAAGCTGGAAGTGAGCGGCTACGAGAGCCCCGACGGGAGGGCCCTGAAGA aagccaGGGGTATCAGGGAAAAGAGAAGCTCCAGAGGTAGAGGCAAGAAAGGCTCCGATGAAGATTCGCCCCggaagaagaaaatgaaaaacag CCCCGAGTTCAGCGACTCTATTTTAGCCGTCCATCCGTCCGATGTGCTGGACATGCCCGTCGACCCCAACGAGCCCACGTATTGTCTCTGCCATCAGGTGTCCTACGGGGAGATGATTGGTTGTGATAACCCTGAT TGTCCAATAGAGTGGTTTCATTTCGCTTGTGTTGACCTTACTACGAAACCCAAAGGGAAATG GTACTGTCCACGCTGTATccaggacagaaagaaaaaatga
- the LOC135256758 gene encoding inhibitor of growth protein 5-like isoform X1, whose translation MATAIYLEHYLDSIENLPCELQRNFTLMRELDNRTEEKKGEIDKLAAEYIANVKNLASEQRVEHLQKIENAYSKCKEYSDDKVQLAMQTYEMVDKHIRRLDADLARFENELKEKLEVSGYESPDGRALKKARGIREKRSSRGRGKKGSDEDSPRKKKMKNSPEFSDSILAVHPSDVLDMPVDPNEPTYCLCHQVSYGEMIGCDNPDCPIEWFHFACVDLTTKPKGKWYCPRCIQDRKKK comes from the exons ATGGCGACGGCAATATATTTGGAACATTATTTGGACA GTATCGAAAACCTACCCTGTGAACTGCAAAGAAACTTCACTCTCATGCGAGAATTGGACAATAGAACAGAAG AAAAGAAGGGAGAGATCGATAAACTTGCTGCAGAATACATCGCTAACGTGAAGAACCTGGCTTCTGAGCAGCGGGTTGAGCACCTGCAGAAGATAGAGAATGCTTACAGCAAGTGCAAGGAGTACAGCGATGACAAAGTGCAGCTTGCTATGCAGACATATGAAATG GTGGACAAGCACATCCGGAGGCTGGACGCGGACCTGGCCCGCTTCGAGAACGAGCTGAAGGAGAAGCTGGAAGTGAGCGGCTACGAGAGCCCCGACGGGAGGGCCCTGAAGA aagccaGGGGTATCAGGGAAAAGAGAAGCTCCAGAGGTAGAGGCAAGAAAGGCTCCGATGAAGATTCGCCCCggaagaagaaaatgaaaaacag CCCCGAGTTCAGCGACTCTATTTTAGCCGTCCATCCGTCCGATGTGCTGGACATGCCCGTCGACCCCAACGAGCCCACGTATTGTCTCTGCCATCAGGTGTCCTACGGGGAGATGATTGGTTGTGATAACCCTGAT TGTCCAATAGAGTGGTTTCATTTCGCTTGTGTTGACCTTACTACGAAACCCAAAGGGAAATG GTACTGTCCACGCTGTATccaggacagaaagaaaaaatga
- the d2hgdh gene encoding D-2-hydroxyglutarate dehydrogenase, mitochondrial isoform X2: MAAGFPGVRLGLATVRWLQTQSSSPLAVIGGRFPVMTGILSGCASRKQIRHVHVTGGRSSPATGTVPGRLPFATVSQQDLEFFNKLLHSRTITDPDLLESSNRDWLNSVKGSSEVLLRPESTEEVSQILRYCNERRLAVNPQGGNTGLVGGSVPVFDEIILSTALMNRVLSFDRVSGILTCQAGCVLEKLSDYLEERDFIMPLDLGAKGSCHIGGNVATNAGGLRLLRYGSLHGTVLGLEVVMADGQVLNCLAGLRKDNTGYDLKQLFIGSEGTLGVITAVSILCPHKPNAVNVAFLGCSSFQQLLETFQCCRGMLGEILSAFEFLDSSCMKLLETHLKLVNPITESPFYILIETAGSNATHDEEKLHSFLETVMSSSLVDDGTVATEQAKIKALWAMRERITEALTHDGYTYKYDISLPVERIYQLVTDMREHLGERAKNVVGYGHVGDGNLHLNITSPAKDPALLAAIEPYVYEWTARFQGSISAEHGLGLKKKNYIHFSKPPEAVALMGNIKSMLDPRGILNPYKTLPDCLR; the protein is encoded by the exons ATGGCAGCCGGCTTTCCGGGAGTTAGACTGGGACTTGCAACGGTCAGGTGGTTACAGACACAATCGTCTTCACCTTTAGCGGTGATTGGAGGCCGGTTCCCTGTGATGACAGGTATCTTATCGGGGTGTGCATCGCGTAAACAAATTCGGCATGTCCACGTGACTGGAGGCCGGTCCAGCCCAGCCACCGGCACGGTGCCAGGCAGGCTACCTTTTGCTACCGTTTCCCAGCAGGACCTGGAGTTCTTCAACAAGCTGCTGCACAGCAGAACCATCACTGACCCAGATCTGCTGGAGTCCAGCAACAGGGACTGGCTGAATTCGGTGAAGG GATCCAGTGAAGTGTTGCTGAGACCAGAGAGTACGGAGGAGGTTTCTCAGATTCTCAG GTACTGCAATGAGCGGCGGCTAGCAGTGAACCCTCAGGGCGGGAACACAGGGTTGGTAGGTGGGAGCGTGCCCGTCTTTGATGAGATCATCCTCTCCACCGCCCTCATGAACCGCGTCCTGAGCTTCGACCGCGTGTCTG GCATCCTCACGTGCCAGGCTGGCTGCGTGCTGGAGAAGCTCTCCGACTACCTGGAGGAGCGTGACTTCATCATGCCCCTGGACCTGGGGGCCAAGGGCAGCTGCCACATCGGGGGGAACGTGGCGACCAACGCCGGGGGCCTGAGGCTGCTGCGCTACGGGTCCCTACATGGCACGGTGCTGGGCTTAGAGGTG GTGATGGCTGACGGGCAGGTTTTGAACTGCCTGGCGGGTCTGAGGAAGGACAACACAGGCTACGACCTGAAGCAGCTCTTCATTGGCTCTGAAGGGACGCTGGGGGTCATCACAGCAGTTTCTATTCTGTGCCCACACAAACCTAATGCAGTCAACGTGGCCTTTTTGG GGTGTTCTAGCTTCCAGCAGCTTCTGGAGACCTTTCAGTGCTgcaggggcatgctgggagagatCCTCTCTGCTTTTGAGTTCTTGGACAGTTCTTGTATGAAACTTCTGGAAACGCATCTGAAACTGGTCAATCCCATTACAG AGAGCCCATTCTACATCTTAATAGAAACAGCTGGGTCTAACGCCACCCATGATGAGGAGAAACTTCACAGCTTCCTGGAGACGGTCATGTCATCATCACTGGTGGATGATGGGACGGTTGCGACAGAGCAAGCAAAAATTAAG GCACTGTGGGCAATGAGAGAACGCATCACTGAGGCCCTAACGCACGATGGCTATACCTACAAATACGACATTTCTCTGCCCGTGGAGAGGATCTACCAGCTTGTGACCGACATGCGTGAACACCTtggagagagagcaaagaaCGTGGTTGGCTACGGACACGTAG GCGACGGGAACCTCCACTTGAACATCACCTCCCCCGCCAAAGACCCCGCCCTCCTGGCGGCCATCGAGCCCTACGTCTACGAGTGGACGGCCAGGTTCCAGGGCAGCATCAGCGCCGAGCACGGGCTGGGCCTGAAGAAGAAGAACTACATCCACTTCAGCAAGCCTCCCGAAGCTGTGGCCCTCATGGGAAACATCAAGAGCATGCTGGACCCCCGCGGCATCCTTAACCCCTACAAGACCCTTCCGGACTGCCTTCGCTGA
- the acvr1l gene encoding activin receptor type-1 isoform X1, with protein MSSVAVMLLMTLMAQCSMQVLLLLVLKILQTSAEGGAIDCLCDGSACILKLCQGRQCFSSVTLSGDTPHFKRGCLNESEKILLTCSTLPSVSYAVQCCSHHLCNSNDSSDTLTPLLLKVPPAEPTRYRVETLVVFVVTPFVVLALLAILGVLACRRLRHGRLERLHELDAEQGAIDGLMASNVGDSTLADLLSHSCTSGSGSGLPFLVQRTVARQISLVECVGKGRYGEVWRGQWQGENVAVKIFSSRDEKSWFRETEIYNTVLLRHENILGFMASDMTSRNSSTQLWLITHYHENGSLYDYLQRVAVETVDGLHMAASVANGLVHLHTEIFGTEGKPAIAHRDLKSKNILVKKDLRCCIADLGLAVTHSQSDNRLEVGNNPKVGTKRYMAPEVLDESIQTDCFDAYKRVDMWAFGLVLWEIARRTYSNGIVEEYKPPFYDLVPNDPSFDDMRKVVCVEQQRPFIPNRWFSDPTLSALVKLMKECWYQNPSARLTALRIKKTLDKIHSSLEKGKADC; from the exons ATGTCGTCTGTCGCAGTTATGCTTCTCA TGACCCTGATGGCTCAGTGCAGCATGCAAGTGCTTCTGCTGTTGGTCCTGAAGATCCTACAGACATCAGCTGAAG GTGGCGCCATCGATTGCCTGTGCGATGGCAGCGCGTGCATCCTGAAGCTCTGCCAGGGCAGGCAGTGCTTCTCCTCGGTGACGCTGAGTGGCGACACGCCGCACTTCAAACGCGGCTGCCTCAACGAGTCCGAGAAGATCCTCCTGACCTGCTCCACGCTGCCCAGCGTCAGCTACGCCGTCCAGTGCTGCTCCCACCACCTGTGCAACTCCAACGACAGCAGCGACACGTTGACGCCCCTACTGCTCAAGG TGCCCCCAGCAGAACCGACCCGATACAGAGTGGAGACCCTGGTGGTCTTCGTGGTCACGCCGTTCGTGGTGCTCGCCCTCCTGGCCATCCTCGGCGTCCTGGCGTGCCGTCGGCTCCGCCACGGCCGCCTGGAGAGGCTGCACGAGCTGGACGCCGAGCAGGGCGCCATCGACGGCCTGATGGCGTCCAACGTGGGCGACAGCACGCTGGCG GATCTGTTGAGTCACTCCTGCACCTCGGGCAGTGGCTCTGGTCTGCCTTTCCTGGTCCAGAGGACGGTGGCTCGACAGATTAGCCTGGTGGAGTGCGTCG GAAAGGGGCGCTACGGCGAGGTGTGGAGAGGACAATGGCAGGGGGAGAACGTGGCGGTGAAAATCTTCTCTTCGAGGGACGAGAAGTCCTGGTTCCGGGAGACTGAGATCTACAACACCGTTCTCCTCCGGCACGAAAACATACTAG GGTTCATGGCATCAGACATGACATCACGGAACTCCAGCACCCAGCTGTGGCTCATCACCCATTACCACGAGAATGGCTCCCTCTACGACTACCTGCAGcgcgtcgccgtggagacggtgGACGGGCTGCACATGGCCGCCTCGGTGGCGAACGGGCTGGTGCACCTGCACACGGAGATCTTCGGCACCGAGGGCAAGCCCGCCATCGCCCACCGCGACCTCAAGAGCAAGAACATCCTGGTGAAGAAAGACCTGCGCTGCTGCATCGCCGACCTGG GTCTGGCCGTCACACACTCTCAGTCGGACAATCGGCTGGAGGTGGGCAACAACCCCAAGGTGGGCACCAAGAGGTACATGGCTCCCGAGGTGCTGGACGAGTCCATCCAGACGGACTGCTTCGACGCCTACAAGCGCGTGGACATGTGGGCCTTCGGGCTGGTGCTGTGGGAGATCGCCCGCCGGACGTACAGCAACG GTATCGTTGAAGAGTACAAGCCTCCGTTTTACGACCTCGTGCCGAACGACCCCAGCTTCGATGACATGCGCAAAGTGGTCTGCGTGGAGCAGCAGAGACCCTTCATCCCAAACCGGTGGTTTTCTGACCCA ACCTTGTCAGCCCTGGTGAAGCTGATGAAGGAGTGCTGGTATCAGAACCCCTCGGCCAGACTCACCGCCCTGCGCATCAAAAAGACTCTGGACAAAATCCACAGCTCCCTGGAGAAGGGCAAGGCAGACTGCTGA